A section of the Bacillus sp. HSf4 genome encodes:
- a CDS encoding (Fe-S)-binding protein — MTTAKEQKVIQQQFKERMDEEELLNCMRCGFCLPSCPTYIESGFQESHSPRGRIALMKAVADGGIEPDKDVERSLDLCLGCRACEPVCPSGVQYGRLLEEARDIIQQHKKHSLPKKVLRSAVFKGLFPHQQRIRALTGMLGFYQRSGMQTIIRKSGMLRMLPEHLAKMESILPKVPDMKQLKSRPDHLPPLGGHKKRAAFFSGCLMDTLFLDTNMATIKLLQMAGCEVVIPDRQACCGALHGHSGEKDLAVQLAKRNIQAFEELDADYIVTNAGGCGAFLSEYDHLLKSDPDWWERAASFTGKLRDFSSVLLELDFAEKSLELPVQTVTYQDSCHLRNVMKTSAEPRRLLRSIKGIEFKEMKNADSCCGSAGIYNIVEANMSMTILDSKMEAAQAVQAETIVTANPGCLLQMKLGIERAGLSDHVRAVHLADLLWEASAGKMT, encoded by the coding sequence ATGACGACAGCAAAAGAACAAAAAGTCATCCAGCAGCAGTTTAAAGAGCGGATGGATGAAGAAGAACTGCTCAATTGCATGCGCTGCGGCTTCTGCCTTCCATCGTGCCCGACCTACATAGAATCGGGCTTTCAGGAAAGCCATTCTCCGCGGGGGCGGATCGCCTTAATGAAAGCGGTCGCAGACGGGGGGATTGAGCCTGATAAAGATGTCGAACGCTCTCTTGACCTTTGCCTCGGCTGCCGCGCCTGTGAACCGGTATGTCCGTCAGGAGTTCAGTACGGGCGTTTATTGGAGGAGGCAAGAGACATTATTCAGCAGCATAAAAAACACTCCCTTCCTAAAAAGGTGCTGCGCAGTGCTGTATTTAAAGGGCTGTTCCCTCATCAACAGAGAATCCGGGCGCTGACCGGAATGCTTGGCTTCTATCAGCGCTCCGGCATGCAAACCATCATCAGAAAATCAGGCATGCTGCGGATGTTGCCGGAACACCTGGCAAAAATGGAAAGCATCCTGCCCAAAGTCCCGGATATGAAGCAGCTGAAAAGCCGCCCGGACCATCTGCCGCCGCTCGGCGGTCACAAGAAGCGCGCCGCTTTCTTCTCAGGCTGTTTAATGGATACCTTGTTCCTGGACACAAATATGGCCACGATCAAACTGCTGCAAATGGCGGGGTGCGAAGTCGTCATCCCCGACCGGCAGGCCTGCTGCGGCGCTCTGCACGGCCACAGCGGCGAGAAGGATCTGGCCGTTCAACTGGCAAAACGGAATATTCAGGCATTCGAGGAATTGGACGCCGATTATATCGTGACAAACGCCGGCGGATGCGGAGCATTTTTAAGCGAATATGATCATCTTCTCAAAAGCGATCCCGACTGGTGGGAACGGGCGGCATCCTTCACAGGCAAGCTGAGAGATTTTTCCTCCGTTCTATTGGAGTTGGACTTTGCTGAAAAATCCCTTGAACTGCCTGTTCAGACTGTCACCTATCAGGACTCATGCCACCTGCGCAATGTGATGAAAACGTCTGCCGAGCCCCGCCGGCTCCTCCGCAGCATCAAAGGAATTGAATTCAAAGAAATGAAAAACGCTGACAGCTGCTGCGGCTCGGCCGGCATTTATAATATCGTGGAAGCGAACATGTCGATGACAATACTCGATTCCAAGATGGAAGCAGCACAAGCGGTTCAAGCGGAAACGATTGTCACCGCTAATCCCGGCTGCCTCCTGCAAATGAAACTCGGCATTGAACGGGCTGGACTGTCGGATCATGTCAGAGCCGTCCATCTCGCTGATTTACTATGGGAAGCCAGCGCCGGAAAGATGACTTAA